The nucleotide sequence CAACTCAGATCGTCCTTTCATCTCTGCAGGGCCTGGGGCTTTATTTTAAGTGCTCTGGATACATCAGCTGAAGGCTGGAGATGAAATTGTAGATAAGAAATGGGATCAAGCTACAAAATAGAGATATCATTGCAGCATCTCTGCTTCATTAAAATCCAGGACCCAGATCTGAGTTCCAATGCTGAAACACCCTTAAAAGGTATAGTCTGGGTACAGATTTTAGTTGAAGCTGATCTTTAATATCAAGTCAAGATTTCTAATAACTTTCTGTTGCAGGAGTTTCACCACTTATGCCAAAAGCGCTGTTACTTACTGAAATGCTGTTAAGAGTTGAGACAGTGTATTATATACAAATTGTCAGACCTCACTTCTTGTTCATAGATCAGCTTATATGAGAATAAAGAGGAGAACAGAAATGGTTTTAACATGTCAAGGTTAAACAtgccacattttcttttccttctgaggCATTACTTTGTGAGCTTCTTTAGCTCCCTTCCAGGTGCCTTGGCAGTCAAAGCTTCTAGAAACAGAGAGACTATAAGTTCTTGTccaaagtaaattattttgttgaTGCCAAAAACCTGGGCATCATTTCCACAACTTTTACTTCCTCTGAAACCTTACCACAATACCTTGTATCGCACCTTCCCTGTGTCATTAACCCAGCCACAGTGATTAAAAGTTTTCTCATGAGGCAGAGCCATGTAAGTGCAGTGTGGAGCTGTGCTAACTATGAGGAGCATGAAGGACTGGGAATTCCCTAGTTTTAATAAGAGGCTGCACAGGCATAATATGATCTGGGAGTAGAATAATACGATTGTCATGAAGCTGCATATTCTGGGCCTGCTGTCCACAGTTTGCCCAGGTAAAGCATAGGCTGCTGCCTGTGAGAGAACATGAACCCAAACAAGAACTCCAGGCTCTTGTCTGGTTCAATAATCTCCCTCAACAAAACTGACAGCAGAGACTTAACTCTCTGCTCTGTTCCCACGTGGCACTATGCACAAATAATGCGGGGGGGGAGGATCAAAGACTGCAACTGGTGAGGAGGAAAAGCCCTCTTGTTTTTTCACAGTCCCTTTGGAAGGAGAAAATTCTGCTGAAGATACATTTCTTGCATTTGTGGGCCTATATCTTCTCAAAAATACTCTGGCAAATCTCTCCTATAGCAATCAAAGAGTTGAAAGTACTGTGTGGGGAGGCTCAGGGCCCTCCAGCCACAATGGCACTAATAATGTGACACAGTCAGTACAGACTAGGAGCTCATGGATTGAGTTTACTAACCACTGGAAAATGCCACTACTTCTGAAAACAAAGCCCTAAACACACATCTTTTGGGAAATTCTGGCTGACACTGTTGTGGTGGCTATAGCACTTCCTAACAGTTTACTGCTCAAACTAGCTCATCACACCCATCTGAGGGCCTGCAGCCTCAGACATCTCCAAGAATGATGGCTCCTGCAAGCACGTTACAGGGACAATGTCAGTGCTGGCAGCAACACCTGTGTTCCCATCTTCTCTGTAGTCACCAGTGACACTTAAATTGCAGAGACAGCACAGGCTGTACCTGACTGCCATCGCCCACAGTCATAGATCAGGCAACAGAGGAGACTGTGGTGAATGGAGAGTTAGAGGATTTATAAAGGAAACTTTAATTTCTATtcccatggcagctgctgcatATCTGAACACGTATTTGCCTGTAACATTAATGTTCCCTTCAGGAGAGAGTTTAATTCACTTCAAATCCCCATCTCGGGACTTGTTCATGGTCTGTTCTGCAGTCCCATAAATCTTCTTTACATTACTCTTAATCAATCGGAAAGCACAGAGGTCCAGGGAGGTGGCAACCAGCCACACTCTCAAAGAATAACAGTGTAAAATCATGGGAGACAAAATTTAAATGAAGAAGCACCTGGGACATGCCACACAGTGGCAATGAAAAACCAAGGGTCAAAGATAGGTCAGTCAGGGTGCAAGAGGGCAATAGCACAAGGACATGGAGATAAGAAGATCCTCTTGCTTTTGTCTGCTGTTGGCAGTGTGAAGCTTAGCTGGAGACAGCTGCAGAGGTGTCATCTGGCTTTAAGCAATGATGAAAATAGTTGATACTGGCCTTCGTTATGACCTTGCATTGGCTTTCATTGCCTTCAGCCTGAGGGGTCTCTACTGCTGGGCAGCCAGCTGCACACTCATTCCTCAGCCACATGGATCTTGTGTTCCCAAGGAAGGAGTGACTGAGCACACAAAATTCATGAGCAAGACCTGGAAGACTGAAAGAACAACTAGGTGCTTCCTGTTCAGCTGCTTTCATTCCAGCCCTCGCACATGCTGGAAAGAGCATGTCCCTGATGCAAGGAGAGAGCTGGAAGCAGTGTCTTCAGGTTGTATGTTTAACACTGGAACATCCTTGGGTGTCTCACAGCCTGTGTGATTTGCTCCCGCCAGCTTCACCTCCTCTCCAGCTATCCCCAACTCCTGCACTATTTATTTATACTGCATAAATCAGGAAGTCCTTCACTGGTGTCTGGGAAACAATGGCAGGAGTTTTCAAACATCTGGACTTACCTCCTTAGCAGATGTGCCCCTGcaccctgagctgcagtgtTTTGTAACAATGTTTCCTCTCAGCCCTATTTTCTAATTATACAGAgatttacttttcctttttttccatagaGAGGATAAGACTTTCACAGGGCTTGTTAGAAAACAGGTGTGAGAAATGCAAGTTCCCAGGGACTGGCTTACtatgaaaaaaacagacaaatgaGGGACTAGGCAGGAGCAAAAAACGGAATGAAAAGCAAGACAAAGATACTATGACCTTCCATAGCAAAAGCTTTGCAGGAAACCATAAAGGATTCAGGTCCATCTTGCGCAGAATAGTTCTAACAACAGCAAAATTGCAACAGAGCTGGTCTTGGACACTCCCATGCCAAGCATCACAGAAAAGGAATAGGAGAAGCAGCTGCTACTCAATCTGCCTCCCACTTCGTCCATCCAGAATCACAGAGCGCCTCTGGGGCTGGTAGAAGCAGCTGGTAGAAGTCTCCAGTCTCTGGCCATTCTTGGGGATGGTCATTTTGTTCCGCAGTGTCACCCCCTCAGGTGGTGTCCGCGCAGGGTCAGACAGATCACCACAAATGGGGCTCAAAGAGGTGGTCTGAGTGGGGCTCCTGATGGGTGACAACAGCACCCTGGAGTCTGCTGAGGAGGTGGGGTGGTCCATGATGGGGAAAGGGGGACTGAAGAGAATCAGACTCTGGGGCCTCCCAGGCCTAGATCTGTAGGAGGGTTTGGAGAACCCTGATGGCCTCTCTATCTTTGAAGACTGTGGGTTATCTCCAGCTGTCTCCCCATCAGAGGTGCGCTTTCGGCGCAGAACAGGGGCATCCAGAGCAGGGTGATGACTGGACTGAGACGGCTCCAGTGGAAGGCCCAGGCTGCCATGCCAAGGACAGGCTGAGTCCTTTTGAGCAGGgtcactgttttctttctctgctttggCTTTCTTCTCTGTCAGTGGGCTCTTGGGGGCCTCCAGGTGGCTCCATGCCACCCGTGGAGCTTGCCTGATGGCCTGCTTGGCTTCTGCTTCCTTCTTCTCAGTGGCTGGAGCAGCATTCTGAGCTTGCAGAGGCTGGGGGATCTGGGTGTACTGAATCTTGGGCGGTATCACAGGTACCGCTCTAGCCTGGCACATCTTAATCATGAAGGAGGTCCTGACTGCTGACACACTGACAGGGGCAGAGTTACGACGGCCAGTGGTGGCATGGGCCACTGCCAGGTAATCCAAGTCTAAATCCATGGGGGCATTGAAACGAGACCCCCAGGAAACACCCCTActggcagcagggcagtgtGTCAGCAGGGTTGGGACAGAATCactgctttttacttccttctGCCCATACAGGAGGTTCCCAGGGGCAGATGACATGGACAGGCTCTCAAATGTGAAGAAAtctggggctgggaggagtGAATCCAAGTTGAGGGATGAAGGCCTGGTCTTTACTTTGTGAGGCGTTTCTTCACCTTTATTACTCAGCTGTAactcagcagcagagcacaaTGCTTTGGTGACAGTCTCTCCTCTCAGGGCAGTGTCCTGAGAGATGGGTAGCTCCGCTTTTGCATTCTTAGTCTGTGAAGAACTGCCTGGGCTATTTTGGTATGGCAAAGACAACTCAGGCTTTGGGCTCCAGGGATTTTCTTTGCTCACATGcactttctttccctctgtctcTGAAAGAGTGACTTTGAAGGGTCCTGCTTTCTCACCTGGTGCTTTCTCCCTGATAAGGGGGTACTCAAGTTTTGAAGGTTCTTCTGGAGGACTTGGGCCATTCTCATCTTGCATAGCTTTGCCCGAAGCAGAGGGGGACATGGGTTGTGTTTTGGACAGCTCACAAGTCACTGAATGCAGAATGTCACTATATGGCTTCTGCTGGTCAGTGGCATCTATGAAAGAGAATGGGATAGTCCACGTACTCAGCACTGTGTCTTTACTGTCCAAGGAGAGGCTGCGACTGAACCGCGGTCTAAGAGAAAGGCCAGTCTCTGCTCTTTGGCTCTGTGGGTGAATCTCCTGGGTAATCTCCTGAATGTCCTTAAAGGTGGGGGAATGGAGAGGGCTTGTAACCCACTGGTGATCCTCCCAAGGCTCCACAAGTTCTAAGCTCTGCACATTATCTGTCCAGGCATCCTCATCATCCTGGTCAACAGCATTCTGGGTTCTGCTAACAGCACTGCCTTCCTTCACCTCCTGGATTCCAGCTCCACTCAGTGCCTTGGAGGACAATGTGTCCTTTCCATCAGTAGTCATTATCTCATGGTTCTCCCTCTGAGTCTCTGGGACTCTGGTAACACCATCCTCTTCCCTCTGGAGCTGGTAACTGccatctttttctttcccagagtCTGGACATGCTCCTTTGGAACAAGATAATCCTTCACTAGTGGAAATCTCACTAAATTCTGATTGACTATGAAGCTTCCAGTCTGGGGTAGGAGTGAGACATTCACTCCTGCTCTCCACCATTGACTGGTGATTCTTTGGAGTGGCTGAGCCTGTTGGAAGACCGCCCAGTTTGGGCAGGGCTGAAGCACCACTCTGCTGTGCAACTGCATCGGACTGGCAGCTGGGGAGGCTGTCTTGTTGCTCCATGGCACTGGCAACAAATAAAGGCATCCGAGTTACCTGTGATGTTCTGCTTTCAGATCTCTGCTCATCAAGTGTTGGACTCTGACCTGGGCCAGAGGAAAGACTCTCTGTTTGTACTGAAGGAGAGGATTCAGAAATTGAGCTTGTCTTGGGGACTGCTGCTGGCAAGAGCAAAAGCTCCTCTTCAGGTTCAATAATTTTCAGTTCCTGCTGTATCTCTTGCCACAGCGGTTCCAGAAGGGCATTCGTTGGGTCCTCCTcagtctgaaaaacagaagaaatgacATCACCTGGGAGCTCACAACTCACCACTAAATACCCCTGATCTTCCCCAAACAGCCCTCCTAGAATAGCCAGGCTCCTGGATGAACAAACTCACACTTACagaaacacagacacacagactgCTAGCAGTTCAAGGAAGAAATACATCTATAAACAAGTGGGTTTATGGAGGAGAAGGTCTGAGGTAGGTGCAGCCAAAAGGAGGCCTAGGACAGACATACTGAAATAGTGAGCTGAATAAGTAGCTGGAATGTTCCAACCCATTTCTCAGCAATTCCCATTCAGGCTCACTTGGCCTTGCCAAAGAATATGAATTCCCAAACTGCACACACACTTGAATGAATAATCTACTCAAGGAGATATGCCAACAGATCTTTAAATAGCTGTCCAGAGATGAGTACTGCTGTAAGAAACTTAGTGAAAAGGCCTTGCTGGAGATACAGAGGAGGCAAAAAAtagcaagaattaaaaaaaattaaattgtgtgTAGAGAATGGGAGTAAAAAGGACTGTTCAGGCTGTCCAGGACAAATGGGACAGCAAAAATAGAAAGGGAATTCAGAGACCACAGGTCAAAATGCTCAGACATCTGGACAGTCTCACATCTGGAGAGTCTCAGAGCAGACAGATGGTACAGACTGAAATTGAACAGTTATAGGAAAATATGACCAAAAGGGGACAGTAGGTAGTTATGTAAAGGTAAATCACCACATGGTGATTtcacagaagggaaataaaCCAGTTCATGGTCAGTCATTGGTGCTGCTTTGCCTAAGTTATAGACTGAGTTTTCACAGCTACAGACACACAATGAAACTTCAAACAACCTCCCAGTCACTACCATGACATGGTCCCCCACCTTTCTCATGCCTTCTTCCTTACCACATCTCTTAGGTCCGATCTTTCTTCTGTCTTAGCCATCTCAATCTCCTGTTGGTCACATCTGCCTTCTGAGAAGACATCCTTCATCTTGAACTGTCcttgctctgctttccctgctgggaGTGGTACCTTGTGGAACTCCAATGCCGGTGTTTGTTCCAAGGTGGGACTCTGCTCTGAGGactgctgggggctgctggtgcAGCTGCTTTGCCCACATGTCTCCTGATTTTCTGCTGCTGACTGTGGCATTTCTAAGGACTctggttttccagctgccaCCAGCTCCTCAGGATGAGACCCTGGATCAGAAACACAAATGAATGTATCTACCTGAGACTGAAAACTTGTGCCCTGGGACAAAGCAGTGCTGCCAAGGGCCAACACCAACTAACAAAGCCAGAGAGCTCCCTCTGAGCACAACCAGATATTCCTGCAAGGTCGCCCACCTCCCCAGGCTCCTTACTGCAACAAGCACCATCCTGACCTTAACACCCATCCTGCTACAGGTTGGTTTCTTTCCTGCCACAAGCTCAAGCTGGAGAAACCTCCACACCACCAAGCTGCAGGGCACTTCCAGCAGCCCAGCTGAGAATA is from Cinclus cinclus chromosome 2, bCinCin1.1, whole genome shotgun sequence and encodes:
- the ARHGAP31 gene encoding rho GTPase-activating protein 31 — translated: MKNKGAKQKLKRKGAASAFGCDLTEYLESSGQDVPYVLKSCAEFIETHGIVDGIYRLSGVTSNIQKLRQEFVSDQCPDLTREVYLQDIHCVGSLCKLYFRELPNPLLTYELYKKFTEAVSRFPKDEQLARIQNVIQELPPSHYRTLEYLIKHLTHLASFSSMTNMHTRNLALVWAPNLLRSKEIEAVGCNGDAAFLEVRVQQLVIEFILNHVDQIFNNNRKASSPENIESASVAKSLTLPSASLPMKLVSLEEAQARSLSASHPARKERRENSLPEIVPVIGSLFHTVVDLPDSKRKLSTKSKKWKSIFNLGRSGSESKSKLSRNGSVFVRAQKLSEKATIRPAKSMDSLCSLPVEGEDDKSRFKRSVTTGGFFVPTKIRTGGTGSSYDLSKENEWEREGSAMGAKGSPELGGEKGLPQTLQVKSPPEQLKVFRVAEDAENDQASAKGVLMFYTSETATKSGFPSSLFPLEASPHHQRKALNISEPFAVSVPLRVSAVISTNSTPCRMPTKEKHSLSSLEELSSLVESTNPSALEAGTHTKAEQTAECKEKQLGPALQVAASRGSHPEELVAAGKPESLEMPQSAAENQETCGQSSCTSSPQQSSEQSPTLEQTPALEFHKVPLPAGKAEQGQFKMKDVFSEGRCDQQEIEMAKTEERSDLRDVTEEDPTNALLEPLWQEIQQELKIIEPEEELLLLPAAVPKTSSISESSPSVQTESLSSGPGQSPTLDEQRSESRTSQVTRMPLFVASAMEQQDSLPSCQSDAVAQQSGASALPKLGGLPTGSATPKNHQSMVESRSECLTPTPDWKLHSQSEFSEISTSEGLSCSKGACPDSGKEKDGSYQLQREEDGVTRVPETQRENHEIMTTDGKDTLSSKALSGAGIQEVKEGSAVSRTQNAVDQDDEDAWTDNVQSLELVEPWEDHQWVTSPLHSPTFKDIQEITQEIHPQSQRAETGLSLRPRFSRSLSLDSKDTVLSTWTIPFSFIDATDQQKPYSDILHSVTCELSKTQPMSPSASGKAMQDENGPSPPEEPSKLEYPLIREKAPGEKAGPFKVTLSETEGKKVHVSKENPWSPKPELSLPYQNSPGSSSQTKNAKAELPISQDTALRGETVTKALCSAAELQLSNKGEETPHKVKTRPSSLNLDSLLPAPDFFTFESLSMSSAPGNLLYGQKEVKSSDSVPTLLTHCPAASRGVSWGSRFNAPMDLDLDYLAVAHATTGRRNSAPVSVSAVRTSFMIKMCQARAVPVIPPKIQYTQIPQPLQAQNAAPATEKKEAEAKQAIRQAPRVAWSHLEAPKSPLTEKKAKAEKENSDPAQKDSACPWHGSLGLPLEPSQSSHHPALDAPVLRRKRTSDGETAGDNPQSSKIERPSGFSKPSYRSRPGRPQSLILFSPPFPIMDHPTSSADSRVLLSPIRSPTQTTSLSPICGDLSDPARTPPEGVTLRNKMTIPKNGQRLETSTSCFYQPQRRSVILDGRSGRQIE